The stretch of DNA TAAAAATAGAATTTGCAATCATAGAATCATCAATATTAACTCCAAATTTAAGTGAAAAATCTTTAAAGTCATTTGAAATAAATCCTTTATCTAAAGCAAATTTTTCTGCAATATCTTCAACTTGTTCTTGTTCACTTGGAGTTATTAAATAAGCATAAACTTTTCTTTTTGTTGAGTTTATTACTTCATGTATTTCACTTGTGTATTTATTTATGTCATTTAAACTAATCATAACTTGAACAGATGGTGCCATTAAACCAATTACTTTTGTTTCATCATTTGCCATTTTTACTCTTACTGCTGGTGCTTCACCCTCAATC from Arcobacter suis CECT 7833 encodes:
- a CDS encoding thioredoxin domain-containing protein, with the protein product MEVTYKNKAYTLGKKDRKIEGEAPAVRVKMANDETKVIGLMAPSVQVMISLNDINKYTSEIHEVINSTKRKVYAYLITPSEQEQVEDIAEKFALDKGFISNDFKDFSLKFGVNIDDSMIANSIFIIDKEGVIKYKEIPTDLEEDFKIEDFSITLNEVVNFKPKGHTHENWMGV